A DNA window from Macadamia integrifolia cultivar HAES 741 chromosome 4, SCU_Mint_v3, whole genome shotgun sequence contains the following coding sequences:
- the LOC122077185 gene encoding CRS2-associated factor 1, chloroplastic, whose protein sequence is MAVRASPAVPPPFTIFVPKPPSHRPSTEVRFSRWNNANAEKFIRHEREQNEIEDEIRRERRFKSASIIATNPGTAAASTATTSSDNESFKSFGTPSSPSRSSIPGKASKYSKNSNPDHTSSNSHPAFRRFSRRSSKIPAIETDVGVRVGENGVAYRVPNAPFEFQYSYTETPKVKPLALREPPFAPFGPTTMPRPWTGRAPLPSSKKKLPEFDSFRLPPPHKKGVKPVQAPGPFLSGSGPKYVKSREEILGEPLTQEEIKELVQSCLKSRRQLNMGRDGLTHNMLENIHALWKRRRVCKIKCKGVCTVDMDNVRQQLEEKTGGKIIYSKGGVLFLFRGRNYNYRTRPRYPIMLWKPVTPVYPRLIQQVPEGLTLVEATEMRKMARKLPSICKLGKNGVYSDLVKHVREAFEECDLVRINCQGMKGSDYKKIGAKLKDLVPCVLISFEHEHILMWRGRDWKSSLPKPEDDCKEAKESETFSTVSIAPSHADSLPTECKGTLQLCTPTSSKDVCLDTNNTRMSAYTKTEGTEEDTKTEGMEEDTKSEGMEEDTKTEGTGDILSHPKMDVQPTAATLVGSTAMKTYEAESFSYSMRTVDDASASTSVLTTGTTINNSNSTLTKSAADDELEATSMGAGHYLASVPASHGITANDEVHDASGDLHHCKQLASPWLDCTEGVKLLLQKAIENGSAVVLDGVCLDADTVYEKAVSLAKASPPGPVFKQRPKSVLVRKIEKQEHGDLKVEEIVAVSDKTGTVNKSSRSIVAVSDKRGNVKKSSRSQRIKNFTEVSPDIVPHGSLGVDEIAKLLA, encoded by the exons ATGGCAGTGAGAGCGAGCCCTGCCGTTCCTCCTCCCTTCACCATTTTCGTCCCAAAGCCACCTTCTCATCGTCCCTCCACAGAAGTTCGCTTTTCTCGTTGGAATAACGCCAATGCTGAGAAATTCATCCGACATGAACGCGAACAGAATGAAATCGAAGACGAAATCCGACGCGAACGTAGGTTCAAATCTGCCTCCATAATCGCCACCAATCCCGGCACCGCCGCCGCATCAACCGCCACCACCTCCTCTGATAACGAAAGCTTCAAGTCCTTTGGAACCCCTTCTTCACCTTCTCGCTCTTCAATCCCTGGCAAGGCTTCAAAATACTCCAAAAATTCTAACCCTGACCATACTTCTTCTAATTCCCATCCAGCGTTCCGTCGATTCTCCAGAAGAAGTTCAAAGATCCCCGCAATAGAGACAGACGTTGGTGTCCGTGTCGGAGAGAATGGAGTCGCTTATCGAGTTCCCAACGCACCCTTTGAGTTTCAGTACAGTTATACTGAAACTCCAAAGGTTAAGCCCTTGGCGTTGCGAGAACCACCGTTTGCACCTTTCGGTCCTACCACAATGCCTCGGCCTTGGACTGGTAGAGCTCCGCTTCCCTCGAGTAAGAAGAAGTTACCGGAATTCGATTCCTTTCGATTGCCACCACCACATAAGAAGGGCGTGAAGCCTGTGCAGGCACCTGGCCCATTTCTGTCTGGCTCGGGACCCAAGTATGTCAAGTCCAGGGAGGAGATTCTTGGTGAGCCCTTGACGCAGGAGGAGATTAAAGAGCTTGTCCAGAGTTGCTTAAAATCGAGGAGACAATTAAATATGG GTAGAGATGGTTTGACACACAATATGTTAGAAAACATACATGCTCTTTGGAAGCGGCGGAGAGTGTGCAAGATAAAATGCAAAGGGGTGTGCACAGTTGACATGGACAATGTTCGTCAACAATTAGAG GAGAAAACTGGAGGGAAAATCATTTACAGTAAAGGAGGGGTGTTATTTCTGTTCCGTGGCAGAAATTACAATTATAGGACTCGCCCCCGCTATCCTATTATGCTGTGGAAACCTGTTACTCCAGTGTATCCAAGGTTGATTCAACAGGTTCCAGAGGGTCTAACACTAGTGGAGGCAACAGAGATGCGCAAGATGGCGCGGAAATTACCATCAATATGCAAGCTTG GAAAAAATGGTGTCTACTCTGACTTGGTCAAACATGTCAGAGAAGCATTTGAAGAATGTGACTTGGTACGGATAAATTGTCAGGGAATGAAGGGAAGTGACTACAAGAAAATAGGTGCTAAACTAAAG GATCTTGTCCCGTGTGTTCTTATCTCATTTGAACATGAGCACATCCTTATGTGGAGGGGAAGAGATTGGAAATCATCCCTCCCAAAACCAGAAGATGACTGTAAGGAAGCCAAGGAATCTGAGACATTTAGTACGGTTTCTATAGCACCCAGTCATGCTGATTCATTGCCTACAGAATGCAAAGGGACACTGCAATTATGTACTCCAACGAGCTCAAAAGATGTTTGTCTTGACACAAACAATACAAGGATGAGTGCATATACAAAAACGGAAGGAACAGAGGAAGATACAAAAACagaaggaatggaggaagatacaaaatcagaaggaatggaggaagataCAAAAACGGAAGGAACAGGGGATATACTATCTCATCCTAAAATGGATGTTCAGCCTACAGCAGCTACTCTCGTGGGTTCAACTGCAATGAAAACCTATGAAGCTGAATCCTTTTCATATAGTATGAGGACTGTTGATGATGCATCAGCATCAACATCTGTGCTTACCACTGGTACAACTATCAACAATTCTAATTCCACACTTACTAAGAGTGCCGCCGATGATGAATTAGAAGCTACATCAATGGGTGCTGGACATTATCTTGCATCTGTTCCTGCATCACATGGCATCACTGCTAATGATGAGGTGCATGATGCATCAGGCGATTTACATCACTGCAAGCAGCTTGCAAGCCCCTGGTTGGATTGTACAGAGGGAGTTAAACTACTTCTGCAGAAAGCTATTGAGAATGGAAGTGCAGTTGTCCTGGATGGTGTGTGTTTGGATGCTGATACTGTTTATGAAAAAGCAGTTTCTCTTGCCAAGGCTTCTCCACCTGGGCCTGTTTTCAAGCAGAGACCCAAGAGCGTCCTGGTCCGGAAGATTGAGAAGCAAGAACATGGTGATTTGAAGGTTGAGGAAATTGTTGCAGTTTCAGATAAGACAGGAACTGTGAATAAGAGTTCAAGAAGTATTGTTGCAGTTTCAGATAAGAGAGGAAACGTCAAGAAGAGTTCAAGAAGTCAGAGAATTAAAAATTTCACTGAAGTTTCTCCTGATATAGTACCACATGGGAGCCTTGGAGTAGATGAAATAGCTAAGCTATTAGCTTAG
- the LOC122075893 gene encoding uncharacterized protein LOC122075893 — MVMGETKNPRMKTHQKQNQKPQKTSEKPPSWAVVRNIFTCKNYQTGEQQQQQSQPIQENNRKRCKKMGCSGSLCSNTRVTHRPEIASPEDDKKWASISTSVGSCNTSASSRSMKAPLNELNGIVSASSSSLSSRFSSGTGSSVSGSFRGMHLRRLSGCYECRMVVDPVLGIPRDPSLRTTICPCPECGEIFTNAENLELHQTVRHAVSELGPEDSSKNIVEIIFQSSWLKKQASVCKIDRILKVNNSQKTITRFEDYRESIKAKAGKLAKKNPRCVADGNELLRFHCTTFVCSIGMSGSSNLCNSIPQCNICNIIRNGFKNPGGVNGGSGNGNGNGIFTTATSGKAHDKAEIKSEDEKRAMLVCRVIAGRVKKNQDGSAEEYDSVAGPTEIYSNLDELFVFNPKAILPCFVVIYRDF, encoded by the exons ATGGTCATGGGAGAAACCAAAAATCCCAGAATGAAAACCCACCAAAAACAGAACCAAAAACCACAGAAAACATCAGAAAAGCCACCTTCTTGGGCAGTAGTGAGGAACATCTTTACCTGTAAAAATTACCAGACAGGtgaacagcagcagcagcagtccCAGCCCATACAGGAGAACAACAGAAAGAGATGCAAGAAAATGGGGTGTTCTGGATCTCTTTGTAGCAACACAAGAGTAACCCATAGGCCTGAAATAGCTTCTCCTGAAGATGATAAGAAATGGGCTTCAATCAGTACTTCTGTGGGTTCTTGTAATACTTCTGCTTCTAGTAGATCCATGAAAGCTCCTCTGAATGAACTCAATGGGATTGTTTCTGcttcctcatcatcattgtcttcGAGGTTTTCTTCTGGGACTGGTTCTTCTGTTAGTGGGTCTTTCAGGGGAATGCATTTGAGAAGACTTTCAGGTTGTTATGAGTGTAGAATGGTTGTTGATCCAGTTCTTGGCATCCCAAGAGATCCCTCTCTCAGAACTACTATCTGTCCTTGTCCTGAATGTGGAGAGATCTTCACAAATGCTGAGAATTTGGAGCTTCACCAGACTGTTAGACATGCAG TATCTGAACTGGGTCCTGAAGACAGTAGCAAAAACATAGTAGAGATCATATTCCAATCAAGTTGGTTAAAGAAACAAGCTTCAGTCTGCAAAATAGACAGGATTCTCAAAGTTAACAACAGCCAGAAAACCATCACCAGATTTGAAGATTACAGAGAGTCCATTAAAGCAAAAGCAGGTAAGCTTGCGAAGAAAAACCCAAGATGTGTAGCAGATGGGAATGAGCTCCTGAGATTCCACTGCACAACCTTTGTATGTTCAATTGGCATGAGTGGGTCCTCCAATCTCTGCAATTCAATCCCACAATGTAACATTTGCAACATTATAAGAAACGGATTCAAGAACCCAGGAGGAGTCAATGGAGGAAGTGGTAATGGTAATGGGAATGGGATCTTCACAACTGCTACAAGTGGAAAAGCCCATGACAAAGCTGAGATTAAATcagaagatgagaagagggCAATGTTAGTTTGTAGAGTAATTGCAGGGAGAGTGAAGAAGAATCAAGATGGAAGTGCAGAAGAGTATGATTCAGTAGCTGGACCTACTGAAATCTACTCAAATTTGGATGAACTGTTTGTGTTTAATCCCAAGGCTATTTTGCCTTGTTTTGTTGTGATCTACAGAGATTTCTAG